DNA sequence from the Coffea eugenioides isolate CCC68of chromosome 9, Ceug_1.0, whole genome shotgun sequence genome:
CAATGAGTTCAACCATTGAGTGATACAGGGTAGGAATGTAGAACCCAAATGTTAGAATTCTAAGAATAATTAACGCATGTAAAGTTATAGATTGAAAGATGAAACAATCACTCAAATATTTATAGGAGAGgagagaaataaataattcacacTATTATTGATATCTCAAAACAATGAAAGAAAGTCACACCATAATAAAACTTCACAGACTCATTCCGGACTCTCTGGAGAAAACACTCTAAATAATGTCCTATTTATAACTAAGCATCGGCAAAGTGGAAGCATCAAGCCACTAAGGATAGACTGGGTAATGTACATACCAATACACCTAGAATGCTAGTACCCTAACATTAATGACTTGTACACTGGTACAAAAATGCCTAATGTACCCCTCAAAATGGTTAGATGAAAATTATCCAACAGCCACACAACAActcctttatatatatatatatatataggaaacTTGTTAATTAAGAAATCACTAACATAAGAAATTACCAAATAAAACACAAATTTTTAAATCATACAACTACTGAAAATCTGATACCAATAAAATTAGTAAATAAATAAGTAGAAAAGTATAGGCTTGGCTTATTTTGTCAACATTGCCTCTCTTAAACCAAACTCTTCATTGAGATAGGTTCAACTCTATCTAGAGCAACAGTCTCCATGCAAATCCATGTCATAGTATAATTGACATGCAACTCTATCTTGTTgccgatttttatttcatcttTACTCGTGACAGTGAATGCACTTtgtattttgcaaataattTCCTTTGGATCAAAGTACTTATTCATACAAAGCCATTCATCACTAGAGTCACCATCTTTACTACCAACGTAAGTGCCTAAGAATACAAAATCCTAGTTTGCATTTTTATCAAAATGATCATCACCAAACAATCCAAGAATTCCACTACCAcaattaccaaaaaaaagtTCACAATGTCAATCAATTCTTTAgaagtaaaatatttttcaactCCAATAAATCCATATCTATCAAATCAAACATCTTACCATCATCTTGAAGAAAGTCCAAACcaacaaatttttcaatagcaatttcatcttcttcttgtcttatcaaatcaaaattttgttctttctttgtcaaattaacacattttttttcaacaaaatcaTCACTCCCAATTTCTCCAAATATGGTATGCAAGTCTAAACTATCAACCCATTCAAAATCTTCTAAATCACCCATGTCATCTACAAATCTATCACTCCCAAAATCAACTAACCATGTCCAATaaccaaattttgatttaaaagcGTCATTCAATTCAACAGTTTGCAAAACATAATAAATATtctttcaaaatatacaaagtATTTTCGTACGATGAACAAATATTTTGAAGTACAGTCAAACATTGTTTTTCACATAACTTGAAAAAATAATCTAGCATTCCTCTTGACAACATGTTTTGGTAATTCATTTGTAACAATCCATCAAGAAAATTATCTAAATTGCAATGTTCGAGATATTTTTTTACTCTTAAAGATCAACAATAATATGATTCTTGGCTTTTATATTTAGGAGTTAGTATGCTATATACCTTTCATTATTACATAGATCTCAAAACACATCCATCATTAATAACTCACGTATATCAACGaattctttcctcttttttcaaGTTTCTTGGCCTCATTGGTTGATTAACTAATTAAATTCTTCAATCTAATAATCCACAGCAATCAACAACTCTGATAAGATTCTTCTCTAATCTCTGTCATAGCACCTGTAACAATCTAATAATTTTCGAGCCAATCTTATGATTGAATTTCTCACCAACTATACACTTCAAGACCAACCTTGTGGTCTAATTTAATCAATCGAATACTGTTCGATAAATTTGTGCCTTTATTCTCTTATAGCAAAAACACCTTAACTCTCTGACAATGGAAACGCCCAATACTAACCTCGTGTTTGGCTCGTGATACCAATTGTAGATTCCAAATTTTAAAGTTCTAATAATAAGTAAGGCGTGTAGGGTTATAGATTAAAGGATGAAACAATCACTAACATATTTATGAGagacaaaagaaataaataattcacacTATTATTGATATTTCAAAATAGTAGAAGAAACTTATACCATAATAAAACCTTACAGACCCTTTTTGGACTCTCTTGAAAAATATACTAAATAATGTCTTATTTATAACCTAGCAAACTTATATTGAAAAAGAAACCACTTGTAtaagaaattatcaaataaaatattaatttctaaATCACACAACCACTAAAAATCTGACACTAACAATTTGTAGGTTTGGTTTATTTTGCCAACAAGGAACACATTTCAATTTTCCCTTAAATCAGACGATCTCTAGTAGAGATTGACCGGCAAACGTGGTTCTGGGATCATAGCAACTGGAGTCCTTGGATGAGTTATGAATCCGTAGAGTTCTTCCATGCAAATTTCTTCTGGTTTCATGCCATGAGGCAATTTCCAGTTGAATCCATGCAACAAGTTGGCCAACGTTGATCGAACAAGTTTGAGTCCAAGGTTATAGCCTGGGCACCTCCTTCGACCTGAGCCAAATGGCAAAAACGCAAAGTTTTGTCCCTTCATGTCAATGTCCTTCTCCAAAAACCTTTCTGGCATGAACGCTTCAGGAGAATCCCAATACTTTGAGTTCCTCCCTATACTCCGTGTGTTTATAAACACCACTGTTCCTTTAGGAATGTGATAACCAGCTACAGTGCCATCCTCAATGGCATGGTGGGGTGGAAGCAGCGTTGCTATTGGATGTAGCCTAAAGGTTTCCTTTATGATCGCCTCTAGAAAAGGTAGCTTTGAGAAATCAGCCTCTTCCACCCACTTATCTCTCCCTATCACTCTATCAAGCTCTTCGGTTGCCTTTTCAATGAGATGTGGATGTTTGAGAAGTTCATTCATTGCCCATTCTACTGTGGACGCCGAGGTATCGGTACCACCAGCCAGTAAGTCCTGGACATGATCAAATCTTGGTAAAATTAGTCTTGCCATGATCAAATGCTGATGAAGTATCATGCTTGACAACATATTGAAAGCAGAAAACCTcttaatcaaaagaaaaaagacagtTATATTTAATGGCACATTATAGTAAGCTAAACTAAAGTGCTAGCTTTAAGTTTCAGTAAGTTAAAGAGGTATAGAGATCTGGAAATTTGATTAACCAATGATAAGAAATAGCACCAGAATTAGCCCTTTCATCTGATCTCCGGTGAGTTTAACCTGGAGATCAGGATCTTCAGCATATTGCAATAGAATGTCCACCATGTCCTTAGGGATAAAATCTTTCTCCGTTTTCCTCTTGGCCCGATGATCATCAAGCACATGGTTATGGAATCTATCAAATTTCTTGTAAAgttctttcatttgctttacGCAACCTTGAAGGTCAAATCTGTCGAGCCACGGAATCCAATCCCCAATATTGAACACACCACCCAGCAAAAACCAGGTATCTATCATCTCTTGGAGTTCTTCAAAGGTAACTACAGATCCATCCCCTTCAGATTGGGCAAAGTACTTGTTACTCAAAACCATTTGGCATGCAGCGGAGAGTGTAAAACGGATTAGATGATCTCTCAAAAGTACTGGCTTTCCTGAGAGAGCATACAAACGAGACATGAAAGCATGCCTTTCCTCAATGCGTATGCTCTCGTAGCGATCAAGTCGTTTTGGACTAAATATTTGGGTTAGACAAATTTTACGAACTTGTCGCCAGTGTGGACCATATGGTGCCCATAACATGCCGGAGCAGTTGTAGCTAGTGTATTTGGCAGCAGCAGTTGTAGGCCGAGAGGCGAAAATGTTGTCATGCGTTTGCAAGAATTCTTTTGCCATTTCAGGGGATGAAGCTACTACAACAGGGCTGGAACCAAATTTTAGTTGCATGATTTCTCCATATTTCTGGGACAATAAGTGTAAGGATTGATGTGGGTTTGAACCGAGGAGGTTCAGGTTGCCAATAATAGGCCATGGTTTTGGTCCTGGTGGATGATTTAGCTTGAGGCGTTTGTGAGTGGATACttttgagagaaaaaccaaTGCAACAAGCCATGCCAAGGCTAGGAGTAGCCAGGTGCTTTCCATCAGGGCTGAATAGCAAGTGGGGGTTTAAATGCCAAACTCCAGCGGGGGTTTTATAGACATGGTCAAGTTTGATAATGTTAATCTCTGTACGTGCCACATGCATTGGCTTTGAATTatttcagaaaccttccctAAGGTTTTTGTGAATACCACTTTATACTTCTAGACTTTTGAAAATCTCATTGACCTCCCCTAAATCAACTCTTTTGTAACATGTTCAGGAACTAGGAGCAAAGTAAGATTAAAAGATTCATTTAAGTAAACAGAACATATTGTTACTTCAAAATTGCCCTTTTAGTTGTCTTTCTTGTTCATTCATTACCCAAAATCCATATGAGGATTAATAAAAGATTTAAAAGCCAAGGAAAAATTGTATAGTGGTTGTTATTGTAATGCAACTAAATATAGCAACAATAACTATTAAGCACATCATTTTCGAAATAGTAACAGTTACTTATGCTGCTGAAAATGCATATGAACAGAGTTGAGGTGAAAAAAAATCGAAACATTGATgcacagattttgaaaatataaagTAAAGAATTAGAAAGAACAAGTAAGGTCTCTTAAAATTTAAGAGGGAAGTCTTACAATTTGCCAAATCTTTCACTACTAGTGAACAAAATTGTTGTTCTAATTGCAAGGCCACAGCCAGAAACTTTTGAGTCAcaaccaaaaatattttttttttgagagcagagaaaattaaaaaaaccctaaaacaGGCTCTAATTTTGctagtaaaataataataatatgaaggCAATGAAATTAATGAGTTGAACAGATTGAGTCAAAAATGGTAGGTAAACTGGTGtaaaaaaaattgcactttCAAATATATAAGATTCTGATTTGGGACTGAAATATATTTGGCACTTGCATTAAAGATAGGGCAAaattaaaaaggaagaaaagcaaaagaagacaatcataccaattttttttttggttggaaagtatTTTTCCAAAATGAACCTATAGTATTGAGGGTAAAAACAtcaattagtgacttgtgatgtaGACTTTGAACGACAAGAGAGGTAAGTAATATTTTTAGAAGTTTAATAGTGCTGAATAATATTTTCAGAAGCCTCAAGGGAGATTCCTAAAATTATCTCTTGTTTCTTTAGGTTAGAAACCACCAATTGTGTTGGAACTTAATTCAAAAAATCGTTCACAATGTTCTCATATTTTGTTAAATCAAtgtttccatttttcatttttaaaatattaattttacgtCTCTTACAAATTCAAATCTATAAAATTTGGTGCCTCTTAATTTTTCAACCGCTTTTAGCCTAAAATCACCACGTATCTCACATGTTACTATTTTTTAGGCATGAAAAGATCAAATCTCCGCCCTCACAGGGGTGGTCTAGCAGTAAGCGAGCTTGTAAGGACTCTTGAGATTTTGGGTTCGAATCTTATTCTGGACTTAAACCCCTGTGACTCGTCCGAGGTCACTGCATGGGGGCCATGACACACTCTTCTGGTTTGATGTGACGGCTCGGGTCCTAAAGGTTCGAGAGTCCGGACATGTTccggattaaaaaaaaaaaagatcaaatcCCGTTTGTTTAGGGTAATTTCTTCaaatattgttaaaaaaaaaggttgacAAAACGAATTGAGTTGTGGATCTATTCTTCATTTAGGGGCACTGATTTTGTCTATGGTGTGGCACGTGTATTTCATTCGACACTgaaacactttttttttaattttgaatttgtttttgaaatgttactttgtttttttaattttcgAAATAGGGACAACATACTACGTGACGTCCCTATATTGCAAAAGATCCCCTCCAAGAGGGACCCTTCtgtcaaaacaaaaaagaataaaataggGGTTTGCATGTACTCCACTACGTGCCGGATTTGCTTTTAATTTACCCATTCACAATAATTTCATTGTTttccacatttttttttcattccacGTTTATGCACGTACATGAATAGTTGCGGCAGCCgcctttgtatttattttaatatatcGCAAAACATATCACCAAATCCACTGATCTTCTTCGGAGTCTACGTACCTCACCCTGTTGATGCCTTAATTTGCTGCCCTTCAAAATATATTATTGTCTATTACTGCCATTTGCTAATCAAACAGCAAATAAAGCTAAAACATTAATTTAACAGCAGCTAGTACGATCGTATTGATCATACAATTAATTAGTTCccagaaaaatgaaacaaaaaggattactattttaaaacttgatcaccattttttttggggaaaaaggaaaaaaaaagaaaagaaaaaaatgggtcTTGAAGTTTCGTATGGTGCATCATCAAGAGGGAAAGGGCAGAAACTAAAGCACCTAACAATATATATGCACACCAAACTGCACCTAATTAAATAACCACGGCCCCcattgataagtgactaatttacgtaataattgtatgacattttatattattttcagtcactttggttatattactggaagaaaatgaatcattttggctataattggtgaaaaatgcttttaagtgattaatgaGGTTTTTATCGCTTTTTACTtcgattttgtgtattttgatagttttgacacatttttgtattttggctataaattgagctacaatgatcggattgagatgattcttaaaccaatttgaagataagagatagatctacaacttttgtgaagacatctgaatccagtttgaaggttttccagggtcaaaaagccgaattacaATAACTAATTTCcattggtcgaagctgaaacagggcagtgagcagtcaagggtatttcggtcatttctcagcctacacagatccaaatgaggtgattcttgatgcattgaaagctaactcaaagggctacaagttttatgttttggtcaagagctaaatcagcttttatcatcaagaaaagttcagttgaagttgacgcaaaatcggagcagagctggaaattgaacaaaagtgcaccaaaacgtcactgtagcaatccggccggaacttggccggatttctggccggattgtggtcaaaGAAGTCTGCTCTTTACGCAAAAAattcaatttcacctccactaagtcacatgtgatgctacacatgtgagaaacattcccagttGTAAAAGGGAGGTGTAAACCTCACTTCTTGACCAACTTTCACTTTTATATAGTCAAAGCTTGCAAGATTGAAGGAAGAATAGAGAGAgatacgggagaaagcttggactgcaaaaatgtagctctGCCATTCTTCTTAGTGTAGGATAATTTAGCtagtagttcatccattcttgtatattagTTAGATtaagatgaaaatggagatgaagaaggaggagttgaagctcatgtgacaagagtTATCtcttttccaactctttatcttttgtattggattctaagtttagtcgatatgcaagttctggattttgtgttcaatatgtatctctaaagtttatgccttgggtttggttgaactttctataattgttagtgtttattatttggttatttgattgctatgatttgagcaagttatttagcactttggctctttaaatcatgattaatctggtaccattgattgtgattatctaaggtattgtttctgcaatgaaaattgagatttaacactagttcaagaagtgctaaacatagggagtacactcacaaaagtagaggtgcacctatgtgatttttagtgattcatttcatgtaatttcactgaagaaatgaacttgtagctaatttcataaccatgagaataggtatggattagttataagtataattgattcactacgaaagtaggattcaaatgcataaggaaattacactataactagcctagatgtagtactcaattatccaaatatagcacttgcatgagtagttggggataccacaacctaaggagcttttatttgttattttgtataatttgagaaggttaaatttgttataattcattgatagtctaaataatagagaagctgtagtaataccggtaattgttcactcttccctgtgggatcgacccgatatataacctaaactactagttgacctgtatacttgcagtgaacgggtgtaattcgcttttttaacttgtacgtatattAAAATACCCGTCACctatcttttgaattttttggcaATATAGTACATGTGAAGCctattttgaaaataaaaaataaataaagtaacactttaaaaaaatttagaaattgaaaaaaaggtATTTGGGTGCTACATGTAGAgttgcaaacgagtcgagtcgaatcGAGTTTTGGACTtatcgagccgagctcgacttAATAACAGATAgactcgagctcgacgagtCAAGAAAAATGAGTTCGAGCTCAACTCGATTAAGGAAAAGCCAGGcacgagctcgagtcgagtcTATCTCGCGAGTATCTCGAATTGTCAGCTCGTAATATAGGTCAAATTTCTGACTCGTGAGCAGCTCGTTAACTCAAGTTTCTGGAAATTATtctaataaaaacaacaaatgcttatttttcttaataaataataaaatattagggatatatatgtaattttactattaaaataaaaaataaaataaataaataaataaatatatactcgagctcgtgagctaacgagcttaacgCTTTGAGCTCGAATTCGATTTGGCCAGCTCGAGTTCGATATTGATTGAACTCAAGTCGAGTTTTGACTTGAACCGCTCGCAAGCGGCTCGATTCATTTGCAGCTCTAGCCACATGCAGTACATGGGGTATAACAATATCGATATTTAAGAACAAATCCAACACTGACTAGATTTTGCCGacttttttttaaacaatattTCAAGAAATTAGCCCATTTGTTTAGGggcaaaaataaatatgaatcAGGTTCGATCTTAATTTTTTgaggagaaaaataaatataattcaGATTAAACTCCACTTTTTtagagagaaaaataaatataaattaagTCATTTATTTAACTACAAATGGTATCTAATTTTTTTGCTCCTAAAAAATAATTACATCTAAGTTATGTGACGGATTCAGATGAAAAGTAGTCAGAAACTTAGACTGGAATCAAATTTTACTGATTTGAATTTGTATCAGACGTAAAATTAACATTCTAAAAGCGAAGGCtgaaaaattcatttggcaAAATGTAAGAAACTTTTTGAATGATTCCCCAACTTCACAGCAACAGTGAGTGGCCTCTTCAACTTCATTAGGTCAAGATTATCTATCAAGTATGCCCATCAAATCACTTTTTCCCATTGATAAACTTTTTAAAATAAAAGAGCATGTAGAACTTTTTAGTTGATGAAACTCTAGATCCCGCGCCTTTATCTTGAATCTTAAAGAAAAATCCCAGAACTCATGTTTAGACAACTATTTCCTCCTAGAAAATGTTCCGAGTAGTACTATGTATAGTATCCTACAGTCCAGCACCTAGTCCAAATGTCCAAAACAAGCGGGTTCGCGCGATTTTCGACCAAGTCCAGCCAGCACAACTTGCGTCCATTCTTCTTCAAGTTCAATCTTCCACACGTTCAGGCAAGTTAGGCAGCTTTCATCATCAAGCTCAAGTTTCACGTGCAATTCCCAGCCCATTTGCATCAAATCCTCCTAAAACCAAAAACACAACCACGTTGTGCACCGATTATTCATATAAAATTATACCCCTATCATTAATTTGACAATGAATGATATGAAGGAAAGAAAGGACGTCTCCTATTAGGACACTTTTTCTAGCATCTTATCTTATCTTGGTTGTGCAAATAATAGGGCTTGCTGCGTACACATTTCAACATCCAACTGCGGAACTTGCGTAAAATGTCCTCTTCCAGTGAATGAGTAAAACATGTACAGTTCCTTTTTTAGAAGGAACCGAGACATTCATTGCAtctacaaaacaaaaaatgtcTCCGGGTGGGTGTCACTTCACTCTTCTGGGGCGTACTGGCGTGG
Encoded proteins:
- the LOC113783756 gene encoding cytochrome P450 71A1-like, which produces MESTWLLLALAWLVALVFLSKVSTHKRLKLNHPPGPKPWPIIGNLNLLGSNPHQSLHLLSQKYGEIMQLKFGSSPVVVASSPEMAKEFLQTHDNIFASRPTTAAAKYTSYNCSGMLWAPYGPHWRQVRKICLTQIFSPKRLDRYESIRIEERHAFMSRLYALSGKPVLLRDHLIRFTLSAACQMVLSNKYFAQSEGDGSVVTFEELQEMIDTWFLLGGVFNIGDWIPWLDRFDLQGCVKQMKELYKKFDRFHNHVLDDHRAKRKTEKDFIPKDMVDILLQYAEDPDLQVKLTGDQMKGLILDLLAGGTDTSASTVEWAMNELLKHPHLIEKATEELDRVIGRDKWVEEADFSKLPFLEAIIKETFRLHPIATLLPPHHAIEDGTVAGYHIPKGTVVFINTRSIGRNSKYWDSPEAFMPERFLEKDIDMKGQNFAFLPFGSGRRRCPGYNLGLKLVRSTLANLLHGFNWKLPHGMKPEEICMEELYGFITHPRTPVAMIPEPRLPVNLY